DNA sequence from the Malus domestica chromosome 11, GDT2T_hap1 genome:
attttggccaatttcccccctcaactctcataattagtcaatttccccctcaactctcataattagtcaatttgcaccctactgttaattttttttaattttccatctattcttttttttttctttcaatctttctaataacttccaacaaagtactaaaattaacataaactcacatgcataatatagggtaaaatgtacaaaaacataatacaattagtatgtgatatgggttgattataagaaaaagttatgaatcaggtttaaagcatgtagaagaagaaataataatcctaaactcatggatcagacatatttcaataaaatgagttattcttaataaggagtcgaaaattatgaattgactAGCCATTTTTGCACTAAAGCTCGATTCTCCGCAATTTACTTGAACTTAGCTTtcacttttataaagaaaattgtattcacatacaaaaatgtacacatcaatccttttcgttatcaattttgtatagtaaaaaatcaaataaaattactccatactgatttattatgactaataatactatctatgataaattgtaaaattctaaattttaatctatttgtaataggataaagacataggaaaatgattaacatacattttatttagtttcttacacacacttgtttaattatgatcaaattaaaaaattaacagtatggtgcaaattgactaattatgagagttgaggggggaaattggccaaattaaagttgaggggggaaattgactaattgtGAGAGTTGAAGGGgggaattggccaaattaaagttgaggggggaaattgactaattgtgagagttgaggggggaaattagccaaaattaaagttgagggggaaaATTGACCAATAATCACAAGTTCAGGAaggaaattgatgaatacctcaaaaaaaaaaaaaaaaaaccactccTACTATAAACCTTCCTAGCACTCTAAAAAAATAAActcaatataaatataaaattagtaTCCAATGAAAGTTGACTACGCAATAAAAAACAGATAAAATGTGAAGATCCTAcagaatccggagaggatcttaAGAGGATCTCATCCTGATTAAAGGTAAGAAAGATGCGACTCAAATTGCACTCCTAAGACAGAAAGGTCAGTCCATGATGTAAACGTCAATAGGTTGTTGAAATTTTCCAGGTCCTGAAAGGGAAAGAGaataatattaattttaaattctattttattttattttatttttaataatatttgaaATCCCCTTAATATTTCTCATTGTTTAATATGATGTTCATCTTATTTGTGTGCTTGGAACTTGGAAGTAGTAGAAACTTCCTATCCTTTGCTTTCCACCCGTAGTCAACACTCTTTGCCTTTTCACTAACGCGTAAggttttttgcttttgtttaagatttaaaaatgtGAAGGTTTTCCTTTAACTCCTTTTAATTCAATTGTAACTTATTACTAAAGGGCACTATAATTTTTGAAATTACTGAAGAGAAATTTATGATATTTGGTATTAAGATTAAAATTTGCGGTGATGAGCTTTAGGGCTAGTTTGGAGTTGGTGTATTGTAAAAAAATGATGTTCTCAAGGATAGagcttcttttgctttttgttgTTTCGGACTCATGATTTGATGAAAAAcacttcttttttaatttaccaaacacaattttagcttcaatttttttaaaaactgcttttaaaataatttcagcAATGCCAAACTAGTCCTTAATCTTATGGAAAATAATATTCCAATCCTTGATAAAGATTACTTTTTGATAAAACATTGTCTAAGATTAAAAACTAACTCTAATCCTTGAAATTTAATTCTAATTTTCTAATATTAATTAGGTTGTAAATTATATATTGATTCTCATAAATACTATTTTTTTATCATTCATAATTATTATTAAGTTCCTATAATAAGAATAGTCATATATTACCCTCTATTTTTTGGTGTGCGTGAATTtttccacatatatatatatatgcatattgcGTACCTATGTTTAGATTTTATAATTACGTACCAATACATTCGTACCAAAAATTAGACGGTTGAAATCATCGAAGTTCGATATATAATGAGTTCCACAACTAatcatcatttaaaaaaaaacaataatatctTCCCTTAAAAGTCTTCATGTACATAAGTACTTAAATAAAGTAAGTTTTGAAAATAGGGATTTAATTTAGACTTTAatcattgtgaggtttaacCAAACTCCCTCATCCCTTTATCCCTTCGGTgtaatttgttaaaaaaaaatctaaagagAATCTTATTTAACCCCTAAAACCCGTTAATCTTAACGCTTTTGGGGTACTCTCTTGTTATATATGAAAGAAATGACAGCATCAACAGCGGAAGAAGGAAGTTGTTAGAAGATGGAAATGGAGATGGAGATGGAGATGGAGATGGAAAGCTATATGAAAGACAGCAATGTAGGTGTTGGCGTCGTCGTTGGTGGAGTAGAGACGCCCACTGACACTGCCAATCACAAGCTTGCTGCTCGggtcctccctccctccctaccctctctctctctccccccaatCAATTAAGTTCATTAGTTCCTCTAAACAAAATTTCTGTATGCATGGTTACCAACTCAATTTTCGTATTTTATTTCAACTTCCAGGCCTTGCTGAAGTCGTGGATCCCAGCCTTGATTTTTGGAGCtgtatgtcaatttataaaagGTGCGTGCGGTACTGTTGTTACTCTAAAAATCGCAAGTCTGTTGCCTCTTGGTTGGCTGTTTTTTTTCGTTATGTTACAGTTATTTATGTATGATTCTAGTCCATATACGGTTGTGCAGCAAAAGGTAGTTGGGAGATTAACGAGATAAAGACAACGGAGAAAGCAATTGCAACTAGGTACTACTGTCACAGGTGTCGTCAAGTGGTCACTGTGGATGTCGAAACATCATGCCCTTCCTGCCAAGGCGGCTTCATCCAAGCATGCGAGGGTGTTGCCTCACTCTACCTAGCCATGCCATCCGAGTCTGAGCTTTCTGAAAGTGGTTCAGATGGAGAGAGCACCACTGTAATTTAtcctttgatcaaactttccttgTCTTAGCTCTTAAAACAGATTTTCTTATCGTATATATTTATCATTTGAAAGTTGAAACGAACTGTGAAGTAACCTTGGCGATTACAACTCTTGATTGCAGGGTCTTTATGATTCAAATCCCAGTGGTTTTGTTACACTTGACATTAATTCTTGCGATGTAAATAATGAGGTTGACGAGCAACGCCACGAGAAAAGGGTATTGGTCGAGAGTTTCTGTCAGCTGGTTTTTATCCTTGGGATGGGAAGGTTCTCTGTTTTCtaataaagaaaagagaaaattatAAAACTGGTCTTTCAATTTTACCCAATTGAAGCAAAGGAGTATTTTTGCTCAGCACTTTTAAGTAGTGATAATATTCATCTTCCTaaagattttgaaatttaaacttatctAACGATGATAAATAGGGTGATCAAAATCACCATCACTTAAGATTGGTGAGAAAAAATATTCTGCGTTTGCTCATCACTAATAACCTTGGTGGATGCCCACCACTCCTATATAAATCTGTCACGTGTCATTTTTCTTAACCATAATAAGAATCTATTGAAATTAACTAGCATATGCCCACACACTTTGTATGTGCGTGGAccatttgtatttttatttttaaaatgagatggagagaaagggagagaacgTGAAAATGAggatgtgtttttgtttttgtcttttaaattaaaaatttgttaggattatatgtaggtaatgcttttgaaaaaaaacttaaaatttagttTATGCAAATTATTTTGTTgtccataattttattttgtgatagaagACAAATGATTTTTACTCTCTTTTGGTGATAAAAAGAGTTTCattaagagtaatgttaggtagattaaatttgcaaaccaaatgatgtgtcaccaataaaacataaaagaaataaaCTAATTATCAACTTTCATATCTTTGGTATACAAAATTCAGCATACATATTTAGTCTTCTTATTATTACCCTTTCATTAAAATGTAATTTAGATATGTTATTTAAATTAATATGCAGTTTAGAATAGGAGAGAGaaaacaatttattttattaaaaaaaattgtgtgtCCCTTCTTCTTTTGCCAAATCAAAAGCCATTAGCTGCTTCCTACCATCATCTTTTTCGGCTTCCCTGAACCATGAACCATCATCTTCTTCGTCTTCCCGAAGCAACGATTTCGAGAACCATGAACCAAATCAAAAGGAGTtttggatttatttatttattttattcaagAATACATAGAAAGTCGAGACTCGCAGAGCAGTTTCGAAAAAGTTTTGGCTCTTCTCCGAAGATGCTCCCAGGAGAAACAAAAAACAGAGTGAGAGAAGATGACAGGAGGAGAACCTTCCCATTCCAACTAGAGAAatagtcccttaactttaacacaATTAAAGCAATGGTTCCTTAACTTTTGACATGACTCATTATAACAAAATTCAGATAGAGTTGGTAAAAAAATCATAGTTATGTATTTTTATAAGTCAAGAGATAAATGatcatagatttttagttgaagaacCGGTGCTGTagttgaattaaaattaaggaaCCAATGAGTCAAttttctgcaaaaaaaaaaaaaaaaaaaaagaagaactgAATTGAAGTTGGTATAACTTATGCAGGCTACTTCATCAGAGCAGATCGTGTTATACACTAGCTTTGCCATCGAGAGTCTGTCTGCTTTTTTTGATCAGGTTTCCTCCCCAGGTAAGCCTCACTATGCACTAATTGGTATGCTGTTGGCAATCGTGGCAGTACTTGTTTGCATCTGGGAGCTTATTCACAATGGTAAAAAGGAAAGAGTTGTACTGAGGAGGAGGGGAATGCTATGGTGCTTTTACTATCCACCTCCAAATAACAAACTTTTTGGTTCATTCGCCGAAATTACTGGATTAAGTCTTGGCATTGCTCAATGCATTTGCTCGGCAGTGCAGTATCATTTCATCCATCGCCATGCAATTAATCCTATGAAACTGTCCCTCTTGCCCTTCGCATACCTATTCGGTTTGGTTGTTTCAAAATTAGTTCAGAATCA
Encoded proteins:
- the LOC139189521 gene encoding uncharacterized protein; its protein translation is MEMEMEMEMEMESYMKDSNVGVGVVVGGVETPTDTANHKLAARALLKSWIPALIFGAVCQFIKAKGSWEINEIKTTEKAIATRYYCHRCRQVVTVDVETSCPSCQGGFIQACEGVASLYLAMPSESELSESGSDGESTTGLYDSNPSGFVTLDINSCDVNNEVDEQRHEKRVLVESFCQLVFILGMGRFSVF